The Quercus lobata isolate SW786 chromosome 9, ValleyOak3.0 Primary Assembly, whole genome shotgun sequence region ATACAAGTTTGATATATTTAGATAATAACATCAGTTGTTAATGTATCCTTATAAGCAATAAATTACTTCCTTCATATGCTGCTTTCTTGTAAGCGATGAGTCTTGATTAGCAGTGGAACAAATTGAAAAGTAACTCGACTTTTAGGGTCAATTTCATTTTGGTCTAAATGACCTAATACAATCCTTTGGAACTaaaatttgagaagataaaGATGAAAATATTAACCCATCCATTTAATTCTATAATGTAACTTAATTTGGACCAACTTCTGCAACCCAGCTACAAGAGTGAAGTTTCAAGTGAGTTCAAATAAtattgaattatttgaaatccCATGCATTAATTAGAGCAAACTCAACGAATACTAATACGCATTAATAGAATAtgtcatatataaatttttcttcctAACTTTCAAACTGATTAGCAGTGAATGTGATTACAAAACGGAGAAGTTCTAAACTTGTTACCTGGGATGGATTCTAAGGAAACGATATGTTGATTGCTTCTTTGGTTGGATTTAATATTATTTGCCAATCAAAAGCATTTCTTTTCGATCATTTTCTTAAAGTTTTTGGATCACATTGATCTTTAATGGGTAAATATGATTACCTCGACCATTAGATGTGCACCTTTTGTGATGGGTGAATAGACTCAATAGAAAGACCAAGATGCAATGGTCAAATTTTTTTCCTACCCATTTATGGTCcttgtttattttaaatattattcaatGCTTAAATGGTTTTatacttatattttttgtaagaTGTATGACAGACATGAGTGGGGACAATGAATTGGACAATGAAGAGCAACTTCACGTTCCTTTAGTAAAGGAACAAATTGAACGTTAAAATATTggcgaaaagcacattttcGTTCCTATATTTTCACACGATTTtcactttggtccctatattttatttttaccgcttttagtccctatttaaAAAAACGTcttccgttttagtcctttccgttaGTGTcgttagggcactgacctacgtggcaaacagaattattaaaataataataaaaaattttattttgtcattaaaaaatgttaagttagcatttaaatttaaaaaaataatttattaattttaactaaataaaaaaaataaaaaacagaaataaaaataaaaaatcacattaattaagatcgaagtgtgtcttgaacaagaacatcaagaacacaaactcagatctaaaaatataaaattaaaattcaaaaatcaccAACCCAGAAAATAACAATAGAAAATTAACCTATAGCATTTTCCTGCcctttcttgtcaaccaaacacaaatacatAGTTATCCTAGCATACCAGAAAAGCTAAATCCTAGAGAGAGATTAAGATTCAGTGACGGTAGGAGAGTTATCCTCACTGGTAGCGGTGACGGAAGCAGCCTCGAGAGACGGAGTCTGCAGCGCAGTTCCAGCGTCGACGACAGAAGAAGCGGCAGCGGAGGAGGCACGAGTCTTAACAGTGTCGAGCATTTTGCAGCTAATCTGGCGAGAGTAAACCTGGAGGATCTCGATGTCGTCGTCCTCGACAGAGGCGGATGCGGCGGCGGTGGAGAAAGCCTCAGTCTCGATGAGGCGAGCGGCGGAGGAGGCCTCGTCGCTCGGCAAGGTGCCGTAGCACTTGGAGAGAATGGAATGCCTGGAGAGCGTCTCGACAAGGCGCGCCACCACGGCGTCGCGCATGCGCTGTGTCGG contains the following coding sequences:
- the LOC115959806 gene encoding MFP1 attachment factor 1-like gives rise to the protein MRDAVVARLVETLSRHSILSKCYGTLPSDEASSAARLIETEAFSTAAASASVEDDDIEILQVYSRQISCKMLDTVKTRASSAAASSVVDAGTALQTPSLEAASVTATSEDNSPTVTES